The Propionispora vibrioides genome window below encodes:
- a CDS encoding endonuclease MutS2: protein MVEAVLHTLEFHKIIELLAQRTTSSLGRELAEALKPVSEVELVQERIDETQEARDIMAAVPNVPLGGIRDIRKVVKRAELGAVLDPSELLGIASVLYASRRMKHFFHDLPVETPLLSLVAGEIEVLRPIENAIENTLTEQGQIRDDASVELKNIRREIRTAQSRVKEKLDQILRSGEYQKYFQDALVTIRSDRYVIPIKQEYRQFFPGIVHDQSASGATVFIEPMAVVNLNNDIKQWTVAEKNEVERILQALSLQISRAGGAITANCQALARLDFVFAKARLSFDMQAQRPEINQTGYVKLQRARHPLIPSEVVVPIDVELGGSFHTLLITGPNTGGKTVTLKTVGLFALMVQAGLFIPAASGSVIAVFNNIFADIGDEQSIEQSLSTFSAHMTHLVKILQQVSARDLVLIDEIGAGTDPEEGAALAMAILEHLLASGARTIATTHYSELKTFAYSREGMINGSVEFDVETLKPTYRLLVGVPGSSNAFAISQRLGLSSQLIRRAKELLEKEHADLETVLQGLEAEKIDYHKRNEEVARLEKEIARLREELTREYDNLEEKKHKVLQKAQQEAALLIRQAKRESDEVIAELKAQFAVRTERDRQAAITTARGRLRTAGDRIEEVTESEADYPALSPEQVKAGTGVYVTTLKQQGTVLSVQGSELTVQLGIMKVNVPLSVCRLAVAAPAKKSYSGSSQTAGRRLDNSGAKAVSRQIDIRGTNVEEAELLLEKYLDDAIVAGLQEVLVIHGKGTGALRKGVRSYLKHHYHVKDISIGELNEGGDGATVVRLL, encoded by the coding sequence ATGGTTGAAGCTGTATTACACACATTGGAATTTCATAAAATCATTGAACTTTTGGCTCAACGCACAACCTCGTCGCTGGGCCGTGAATTAGCCGAGGCCTTGAAGCCGGTCAGCGAGGTTGAACTGGTACAGGAGCGTATTGACGAAACGCAGGAAGCCCGCGATATCATGGCCGCCGTACCCAATGTTCCGTTGGGCGGCATTCGGGATATCCGTAAGGTGGTTAAGCGGGCGGAACTGGGAGCAGTGCTGGACCCGTCCGAACTGCTCGGCATTGCCAGCGTATTGTACGCTTCGCGGCGGATGAAGCATTTTTTCCATGACTTACCGGTAGAGACGCCGCTCTTATCGCTTGTAGCGGGCGAAATCGAAGTGTTGCGTCCGATTGAGAATGCCATTGAAAATACGCTCACCGAGCAAGGGCAAATCCGGGACGATGCCAGCGTGGAATTAAAGAATATCCGGCGGGAGATCAGAACGGCGCAAAGCCGGGTGAAGGAAAAGCTGGATCAGATTCTGCGGTCCGGCGAATATCAGAAGTATTTTCAGGATGCACTGGTGACTATCCGCTCCGACCGGTATGTCATCCCGATTAAGCAGGAATACCGCCAGTTTTTCCCCGGCATTGTCCATGACCAGTCGGCTAGCGGCGCCACGGTATTTATTGAACCGATGGCGGTGGTCAATCTGAACAACGACATTAAACAGTGGACGGTGGCCGAAAAAAACGAAGTAGAGCGGATTCTGCAGGCTCTTAGTCTGCAAATTTCCCGGGCGGGGGGAGCTATTACCGCCAATTGTCAGGCGCTGGCCCGGCTGGATTTTGTTTTTGCCAAGGCGCGCCTGAGCTTTGATATGCAGGCGCAGCGGCCTGAAATTAATCAAACCGGTTATGTTAAGCTGCAGCGGGCGCGGCATCCGCTGATTCCGTCCGAGGTGGTTGTCCCTATCGACGTGGAACTGGGCGGTTCGTTCCATACCCTGCTGATTACCGGACCCAATACCGGCGGCAAGACGGTCACCTTAAAAACCGTTGGCCTGTTTGCCCTGATGGTGCAGGCCGGATTATTCATTCCAGCCGCCAGCGGTTCAGTGATTGCTGTTTTTAACAATATTTTCGCCGATATTGGTGATGAGCAAAGCATTGAACAGAGCTTGAGCACTTTTTCCGCTCATATGACTCATCTGGTTAAGATCTTGCAGCAGGTATCGGCCCGGGATTTGGTATTGATCGATGAAATCGGCGCAGGAACCGACCCGGAAGAGGGAGCCGCCCTGGCAATGGCTATTTTGGAGCATTTGCTTGCCAGCGGCGCCAGGACGATTGCCACCACCCATTACAGTGAACTGAAAACCTTTGCTTACAGCCGCGAGGGGATGATCAATGGCAGCGTTGAATTTGATGTGGAGACGTTGAAACCGACCTATCGCCTGCTAGTGGGTGTTCCCGGCAGCAGCAACGCTTTTGCCATTAGCCAGCGCCTGGGCTTGTCCAGCCAATTGATCCGCCGGGCGAAGGAACTGCTGGAAAAGGAGCACGCCGACCTGGAGACGGTGCTGCAGGGCCTGGAAGCGGAAAAGATTGATTATCATAAGCGAAATGAAGAAGTGGCCCGATTGGAAAAGGAAATAGCCCGGCTGAGGGAAGAACTGACCCGGGAGTATGACAACCTGGAGGAAAAGAAGCATAAGGTGCTGCAAAAAGCCCAACAGGAAGCGGCCCTGCTGATCCGGCAGGCAAAGCGCGAGTCCGACGAAGTGATTGCCGAGCTGAAAGCACAGTTTGCCGTAAGGACCGAACGGGATAGGCAGGCGGCGATCACCACGGCAAGAGGCAGGCTGCGGACAGCCGGTGACAGGATCGAAGAGGTGACCGAATCCGAGGCCGATTATCCGGCGCTTTCACCGGAGCAGGTAAAAGCCGGTACCGGTGTCTATGTCACTACCTTAAAACAGCAAGGAACGGTCCTCAGTGTACAGGGCAGTGAGCTGACGGTACAACTGGGCATTATGAAGGTCAATGTGCCGCTTTCCGTTTGCCGTTTGGCCGTTGCCGCTCCGGCGAAAAAGTCCTACTCCGGCTCGTCGCAAACAGCAGGGCGCCGGCTGGACAACAGTGGTGCCAAAGCCGTCAGCCGCCAAATTGATATCCGGGGGACCAATGTGGAAGAGGCGGAGCTCCTCTTGGAAAAATACCTGGATGATGCGATTGTAGCCGGTTTGCAGGAGGTCCTTGTGATTCACGGCAAAGGAACAGGCGCACTGCGCAAAGGGGTCAGAAGTTATCTGAAACACCATTATCATGTCAAGGATATTAGTATTGGAGAACTGAATGAGGGCGGCGACGGTGCTACCGTTGTACGGCTGCTGTAA
- the pheS gene encoding phenylalanine--tRNA ligase subunit alpha translates to MEEQLAALREQALRELNEAEGINALNELRVKFLGKKGSLTGLLKGLGGLQPEERPRIGQLVNDIRVQLEAGITTKGEELKQAELANRLASERIDVTLPGRRPAMGTKHPLTLTLERIKETFMRMGFDIADGPEVETDYYNFEALNLPPDHPARDMQDSFYITEDILLRTHTSPVQVRTMQASDPQKPIRIIAPGKVYRRDYDATHSPIFHQVEGLVVDKGIRFSDLKGTLELFIHEIFGSKVGVRFRPSFFPFTEPSAEVDISCVMCGGKGCRVCSGTGWLEILGSGMVHPRVLEMSRFDPEQVSGFAFGMGVERIAMLVYGIDDLRLFYDNDLRFLRQF, encoded by the coding sequence ATGGAAGAGCAATTGGCAGCATTGAGGGAACAGGCGCTTCGTGAACTAAACGAGGCTGAGGGTATCAATGCCCTGAATGAACTAAGAGTTAAATTTTTAGGAAAAAAAGGGAGCTTGACCGGACTTCTGAAAGGCTTGGGCGGCTTGCAGCCGGAAGAGCGGCCTCGCATTGGGCAGCTTGTCAACGATATCAGAGTACAGCTGGAAGCCGGAATTACTACTAAGGGTGAGGAACTAAAGCAGGCAGAACTGGCTAACCGGCTGGCCTCTGAACGGATTGACGTAACTCTGCCGGGGCGTCGCCCGGCGATGGGCACCAAACATCCGCTGACGCTGACGCTGGAACGGATCAAGGAGACCTTCATGCGGATGGGGTTTGACATTGCCGACGGCCCGGAAGTGGAGACCGATTATTATAATTTTGAAGCACTAAACCTGCCGCCGGATCATCCGGCGCGGGATATGCAGGATTCCTTCTATATTACCGAAGATATATTGCTGCGCACCCATACCTCACCGGTGCAGGTTCGCACCATGCAGGCGTCGGATCCGCAAAAACCCATTCGCATCATTGCACCGGGCAAAGTATACCGCCGCGATTATGATGCCACCCATTCACCGATTTTCCATCAGGTGGAAGGACTGGTAGTCGATAAGGGTATCCGTTTTTCCGATCTGAAGGGTACGCTGGAGCTTTTCATTCATGAAATATTCGGCAGCAAGGTGGGCGTTCGTTTCCGGCCCAGCTTTTTCCCGTTTACTGAGCCGAGCGCCGAAGTGGACATTTCCTGTGTAATGTGCGGCGGCAAGGGCTGTCGTGTATGTTCGGGGACCGGCTGGCTGGAAATTCTGGGGTCAGGCATGGTGCATCCCCGTGTGCTGGAGATGAGCCGGTTTGATCCGGAACAGGTCAGTGGTTTTGCTTTTGGCATGGGGGTCGAACGTATTGCTATGCTGGTATACGGCATTGATGACCTACGCTTGTTTTATGATAACGACTTGCGCTTCTTGCGGCAGTTTTAA
- a CDS encoding metalloenzyme produces the protein MKVLLVFVDGIGLGENRSDKNPFVAYPVPLLQTLFGGSPTLALGPVLSEHACLIPTDATLGVAGLPQSATGQTALFTGVNAPAVMGMHVHAFPGPKLTEIIAEHGIMKRLTNHGYRVTSANMYTPDYMTLVASRKRRHAATTLTILTAGQPLRSLEDLLAGRAIYQDITNEALIQAGWPDVVPLAPRLAGQRLVELADTQDFTMFEYFQTDLCGHKQDWVRAARIMNILQEFLAGIYEALPPDMLFVLTSDHGNFEDLSTKRHTLQPVPTVLIGRQCVRLARNIHSLADITPVIISALETDRGR, from the coding sequence ATGAAAGTATTGCTGGTTTTTGTTGATGGAATCGGTTTGGGAGAAAACCGGTCTGATAAAAATCCCTTTGTAGCCTACCCCGTGCCGTTACTGCAAACCTTGTTCGGCGGTTCGCCAACCCTTGCGCTGGGACCGGTACTATCGGAACATGCCTGTCTGATTCCGACGGATGCCACACTGGGCGTAGCGGGACTGCCGCAGAGCGCGACCGGCCAAACGGCGCTGTTTACCGGTGTGAACGCTCCGGCTGTTATGGGCATGCATGTTCACGCCTTTCCGGGGCCGAAACTGACCGAAATCATTGCCGAACACGGCATCATGAAACGGCTGACAAACCATGGCTATCGGGTTACCTCGGCCAATATGTATACGCCAGACTATATGACCTTGGTGGCTAGCCGCAAACGGCGTCATGCAGCGACTACGCTGACCATTTTGACCGCCGGACAACCGCTGCGGTCACTGGAGGATTTGCTGGCCGGGCGGGCTATTTATCAGGATATTACCAATGAAGCACTGATTCAGGCCGGTTGGCCTGATGTGGTGCCTCTGGCGCCTCGGCTGGCCGGACAACGGTTGGTGGAACTGGCCGATACGCAGGATTTTACTATGTTCGAGTATTTTCAAACCGATCTGTGCGGCCATAAGCAGGACTGGGTTCGGGCCGCACGGATCATGAATATTTTGCAGGAGTTTTTGGCTGGTATTTATGAAGCATTACCGCCGGACATGCTATTTGTGCTGACCAGCGATCATGGCAATTTTGAGGATTTAAGCACGAAAAGGCATACACTGCAGCCGGTGCCGACTGTACTGATTGGCAGGCAGTGCGTCCGGCTGGCCCGGAATATACATTCTTTAGCCGATATCACACCGGTGATTATCTCGGCTTTGGAAACAGATAGAGGGAGATGA
- a CDS encoding cell division protein ZapA: MNDKKCKVTVEIFGESYPLKGDADMEHIIKTAALVDERMRKVARTNARLSPAKIAVLAALNLADEFIRLETDYQELLELLDKK; the protein is encoded by the coding sequence ATGAATGATAAAAAATGTAAAGTTACAGTTGAAATATTTGGCGAGTCATATCCGCTTAAGGGCGACGCCGATATGGAGCACATCATAAAAACCGCTGCCCTGGTCGATGAACGTATGCGCAAGGTCGCGCGGACCAACGCCCGTTTATCACCGGCGAAGATTGCCGTGCTGGCGGCACTTAATCTGGCGGATGAATTCATTCGGCTGGAGACAGATTATCAGGAACTGCTGGAGCTGCTGGATAAGAAATAA
- a CDS encoding DUF421 domain-containing protein has translation MFGLGEAASLGEIGRVFLHIILFCTAALIVVRIMGNRTVGQLSPFDFVIMVGIGDIIVSAAMDKTQTLLTGVEALLALLLLQQLLSYLSLKSTRLRTWFEGTPVTLIKDGKIIKENFADTYFNYDDLRQELHRQGMDITDLKDIKTGRLESCGVFSVIKNPEAEPVCRRDFDDYIASMFDNPLSPMGAQMVKLEKLAEDVSYIREYLQQPPGRYDAPASQQPLTEKEIH, from the coding sequence GTGTTTGGTCTTGGTGAGGCAGCTTCGCTAGGTGAAATCGGACGGGTTTTTTTACATATTATTCTTTTCTGTACGGCGGCGCTGATTGTGGTGCGCATTATGGGAAACCGTACGGTAGGGCAGCTTTCTCCTTTTGATTTTGTGATCATGGTAGGCATCGGCGACATTATTGTCAGCGCTGCCATGGATAAAACGCAAACCCTGCTGACTGGGGTGGAAGCACTGCTGGCCCTCCTGCTTTTGCAGCAACTGTTGTCTTACCTGTCGTTAAAGAGTACGCGGCTAAGAACCTGGTTTGAGGGGACGCCGGTGACTTTGATTAAGGACGGCAAAATCATCAAAGAAAACTTTGCCGACACTTATTTTAATTATGACGATTTGCGTCAGGAACTGCACCGGCAGGGCATGGATATTACCGATCTGAAGGATATTAAAACAGGCCGTCTGGAAAGCTGCGGCGTTTTTTCGGTCATAAAGAATCCTGAGGCCGAGCCGGTGTGCCGGCGGGATTTTGATGATTATATTGCCAGTATGTTCGATAATCCGCTAAGTCCCATGGGTGCTCAAATGGTAAAGCTGGAAAAGCTGGCGGAGGATGTGAGCTATATCAGGGAATACTTGCAGCAGCCTCCGGGCCGGTATGATGCGCCGGCTTCTCAGCAGCCGTTAACGGAAAAAGAAATTCATTGA
- a CDS encoding DUF3656 domain-containing U32 family peptidase, with protein sequence MNFLELLAPVGSYPALVAAVESGADAVYLAGKSFGARAYADNFGEEELAAAVRFAHLRGVLVYITVNTLVDTAELKELAAYLQLLDRLQVDAIIVQDLGVAALGRRLIPQVPLHASTQMTIHNLAGVEYLAELGFSRAVLARELSLEEIRHICQHSPIEIEVFVHGALCISYSGQCLMSSMIGGRSGNRGRCAQPCRLPYTLVDREGNNVLADADAGEYLLSPKDFNTLDDMPNLMDAGVTSFKIEGRMKRPEYVAVVVDIYRRRIQSYLEGNPDASVAVLQHKNLAQIFNRDFTTAYLHKKTGREMMSHRRPNNRGVRIGRVLAYDPVGKAVRLKLDEELHVDDIIEFWVKVGGRVNTTVTAIRLEGSEVAAAPAGAEVTVAVPSPVKAGDRVFKIFDARLMEYARRFFTGAAPVRRIPVKVVVEVAQGRPLVVHMQDGDGFTGQAATQFIAEAARNRPLTAETVAKQIERLGTTVFAVKQLECRIDGAVMVPLSEINDARRRAVEALEEDRLARFSRPAAPLKSSRLPEPASIKPVAGKKPELVVQVDTLEKVKTALRQGADRIMFGGETLNHQALSPEDYRRAVDLVRSAGKKIVLSTPRLAKEWQMPKLRQELALFESLAPDAVAVANLGMLYLAREQISLPLHGDYPLNIYNLYTIQFLAAQQLASLTLSPELTFSQVEKLAGSSPVELECLVHGYLTLMVSEYCAVGSFLGQLHTGTCQQTCLKGQYWLKDRKGEQFPLATDQYCRMHVLNGKELSMVPHIDRFAESGISRLRIEGKWGSDAHLAEVVRLYRECIDLGTGERQRVQEKINAAEHEDITRGHYFRGVL encoded by the coding sequence ATGAATTTTTTGGAACTTTTGGCTCCTGTGGGCAGTTACCCTGCGTTGGTAGCTGCCGTGGAAAGCGGTGCGGATGCCGTATATTTGGCGGGGAAGTCCTTTGGCGCCCGCGCTTATGCCGATAATTTTGGAGAAGAGGAACTGGCGGCCGCAGTGCGTTTTGCCCACTTGCGTGGCGTGCTGGTTTATATAACCGTGAATACGCTGGTAGATACGGCGGAGTTGAAGGAGTTAGCCGCATATCTGCAGCTTTTGGACCGGCTCCAGGTGGACGCCATCATTGTCCAGGACCTGGGCGTGGCGGCGCTGGGCCGGCGGCTTATCCCCCAGGTGCCGCTGCATGCCAGTACCCAGATGACGATTCATAATCTGGCAGGGGTAGAGTATCTGGCGGAACTGGGATTTTCCCGGGCCGTGCTGGCCAGAGAACTGTCCTTGGAGGAAATCCGTCATATTTGCCAGCACTCGCCAATTGAGATAGAGGTATTTGTCCATGGGGCGTTATGTATTTCCTATTCAGGGCAATGTTTGATGAGCAGCATGATCGGCGGCCGCAGCGGCAACCGCGGGCGCTGTGCGCAGCCCTGCCGTCTGCCGTATACCTTGGTTGACCGGGAAGGCAACAATGTACTGGCCGACGCCGATGCCGGCGAATACCTGTTAAGCCCTAAGGATTTTAATACACTGGACGATATGCCGAATTTGATGGACGCCGGCGTAACCTCGTTTAAAATTGAAGGACGCATGAAACGGCCGGAATATGTGGCTGTGGTGGTCGACATATACCGGCGGCGGATACAGTCTTATCTGGAGGGCAATCCGGATGCGTCAGTAGCCGTTCTGCAGCATAAGAATCTGGCCCAAATCTTTAACCGGGATTTTACCACCGCTTATTTACATAAGAAAACAGGCCGGGAGATGATGAGCCACCGGCGTCCCAACAACCGGGGTGTCCGGATCGGACGGGTGCTGGCTTATGACCCGGTCGGCAAAGCGGTTAGATTGAAGCTGGATGAGGAGCTTCATGTCGATGATATTATTGAATTTTGGGTCAAGGTGGGCGGACGGGTCAATACTACCGTAACTGCAATCCGCCTGGAGGGGAGCGAAGTGGCGGCAGCGCCGGCTGGTGCCGAGGTAACCGTGGCAGTGCCGTCGCCGGTTAAAGCCGGTGACCGGGTGTTTAAGATTTTTGATGCCCGGCTGATGGAATATGCCCGCCGGTTTTTTACCGGCGCGGCGCCAGTCAGGCGTATTCCGGTAAAGGTTGTGGTAGAGGTTGCCCAGGGACGGCCGTTGGTCGTTCATATGCAAGACGGTGATGGGTTTACCGGACAGGCTGCCACCCAGTTTATTGCCGAGGCTGCCCGCAACCGGCCCCTGACGGCCGAGACTGTTGCCAAGCAAATCGAACGCCTGGGGACGACCGTGTTTGCCGTCAAACAACTTGAATGCCGGATTGACGGGGCAGTCATGGTTCCCCTGAGTGAAATCAATGATGCCCGGCGACGGGCGGTCGAGGCGCTGGAAGAGGACAGACTGGCCCGGTTCAGCCGCCCGGCGGCGCCGCTCAAGTCGTCCCGGCTCCCCGAACCGGCCAGCATAAAGCCTGTGGCGGGCAAAAAGCCGGAACTGGTGGTTCAGGTGGACACGCTGGAGAAAGTAAAAACAGCTTTGCGGCAGGGTGCCGACCGCATTATGTTTGGCGGGGAAACGTTGAACCATCAGGCGCTCTCACCGGAAGACTACCGAAGAGCCGTCGATCTGGTTCGCTCGGCCGGTAAAAAAATTGTCTTGAGTACGCCGCGGCTGGCAAAGGAGTGGCAGATGCCTAAGCTGCGGCAAGAGCTTGCCCTATTTGAGTCGCTGGCGCCGGATGCTGTGGCCGTTGCCAACCTGGGTATGCTGTATCTGGCCAGGGAGCAGATTTCGCTGCCGCTCCACGGTGATTACCCGCTTAATATTTATAATCTGTATACCATTCAGTTTTTAGCGGCGCAGCAGCTGGCCAGCCTGACTCTTTCCCCCGAACTGACCTTTTCCCAGGTGGAAAAACTGGCCGGCAGCAGTCCTGTCGAGTTGGAATGCCTGGTGCATGGCTATTTGACGTTAATGGTGTCTGAATACTGTGCGGTAGGCAGTTTTTTGGGCCAGCTTCATACAGGCACCTGCCAACAGACTTGTCTAAAGGGACAGTACTGGTTGAAAGACCGCAAGGGAGAACAGTTTCCTCTGGCTACCGATCAGTATTGCCGCATGCATGTGTTAAATGGCAAGGAGCTCAGCATGGTGCCCCATATTGACCGGTTTGCCGAAAGCGGTATCAGCCGGTTGCGCATTGAAGGCAAGTGGGGATCTGACGCTCATTTGGCTGAAGTAGTCCGGCTTTATCGTGAATGTATTGATCTGGGAACGGGAGAGCGCCAGCGGGTGCAGGAAAAGATTAATGCCGCAGAGCATGAAGATATAACGAGAGGCCATTATTTCAGAGGGGTATTGTAA
- the pheT gene encoding phenylalanine--tRNA ligase subunit beta produces the protein MRASVKWLKDYIDFKETPEDLADLLTMAGVPVATVEYLGKNIEKVVTGKIVAIESHPNADKLCICKIDVAGGEILTIVTGAKNVQQKDIVPVALVGAELPNGMKIKESKLRGVMSSGMLCSAAELNLDSKLLSAEAKEGIYILPSETPLGVDVRTVLGLDDVVLEFELTANRADCFSILGLVREIAVLTKNSVKKPMLNVKEAAGEKASALFKVDIQEPSLCSRFTARVLKNVKVGPSPDWLRHRLQAAGMRSINNVVDVTNFVMLEMGQPMHAYDYNLLARHTLSVRKANPKERLTTLDGVKRELTEDMLVIADAVQAVGLAGVMGGLATEVSANTQNILLEAASFNGVSIRRTSRSMGLRSEASGRFERGVDTANITRALDRAAQLLEDMGACQVCTGIVDQYPQVVLPKQVVFTAGQINARLGTDIAKKDMLEILKRLEFEIDAPGSADAVTVTVPTWRSDITRAADISEEIARIYGYDRIPSTTPHGNMVRGGQSYLQTIADKVKTTLSGSGFSEIVAFSFTHPGTLDKLNIPADSTLRKTIAIVNPITDDFPLLRTTLLGSMLETVARNLSRKNEDLHLYELGAVYLPETLPPTAGSLPQEPLMLCGALVGNRQEATWNVKKEPVDFYDTKGAVEALLDSLGIENYTIQAGEHPSFHPGKTAIVVKDDTVLGTIGEVHPQVLDGFDINRKVYAFELNVAAIADQAELLTKYRSLPKFPAINRDIAVVLPAEIPVDKVYRTIIDTAGALLTGLKLFDVYTGEQVAAGLRSLAFSLTFRSAEKTLTDEEVEGPYKKVIAALENTLQAKIRS, from the coding sequence ATGCGTGCATCTGTTAAATGGCTTAAAGACTATATTGATTTTAAGGAAACACCGGAAGACCTGGCCGACCTGCTGACTATGGCCGGCGTGCCTGTTGCCACTGTTGAATATTTAGGTAAGAATATTGAAAAAGTAGTAACCGGAAAAATTGTGGCTATTGAGTCGCATCCTAACGCCGATAAGCTGTGCATTTGCAAAATCGATGTTGCCGGCGGTGAGATACTTACCATTGTAACGGGAGCGAAAAATGTCCAACAAAAGGATATTGTGCCTGTGGCGCTGGTGGGAGCCGAATTGCCGAATGGCATGAAAATTAAAGAAAGCAAGCTGCGCGGAGTTATGTCCAGCGGCATGCTGTGCTCGGCGGCCGAACTTAATTTGGACAGCAAGCTGCTGTCGGCGGAAGCTAAAGAGGGTATTTATATTTTACCGTCTGAAACCCCGCTGGGCGTCGATGTCCGGACCGTGCTGGGCCTGGATGACGTGGTGCTGGAGTTTGAGCTTACGGCAAACCGGGCCGACTGTTTCAGTATTCTGGGGTTGGTGCGGGAAATTGCCGTATTGACAAAGAACAGTGTAAAAAAGCCTATGCTGAACGTAAAAGAGGCTGCCGGCGAGAAAGCATCTGCCTTGTTTAAAGTGGACATCCAGGAGCCTTCTCTCTGTTCGCGCTTCACTGCGCGGGTGCTGAAAAATGTCAAGGTCGGCCCTTCCCCGGACTGGCTGAGACACCGGCTGCAGGCGGCGGGCATGCGCTCCATCAATAACGTGGTTGATGTTACCAACTTTGTCATGCTGGAAATGGGGCAGCCCATGCATGCTTACGATTACAATCTGCTGGCCCGCCACACCCTGAGTGTCCGTAAGGCCAATCCCAAAGAGCGGCTGACGACCCTGGACGGCGTGAAGCGGGAACTGACGGAGGATATGCTGGTAATCGCCGATGCCGTACAGGCGGTAGGACTGGCTGGTGTTATGGGCGGTCTGGCAACGGAAGTCTCCGCTAACACCCAAAACATTCTTTTGGAGGCAGCCTCTTTTAACGGTGTCAGCATTCGGCGGACTTCACGCAGTATGGGCCTTCGCTCGGAAGCTTCCGGCCGGTTTGAAAGGGGCGTTGATACGGCCAATATTACCCGGGCGTTGGACCGGGCCGCGCAATTGCTGGAAGATATGGGAGCCTGCCAAGTTTGTACCGGTATAGTAGACCAGTACCCGCAAGTCGTGCTGCCCAAGCAAGTGGTCTTTACCGCCGGACAGATTAATGCCCGTTTGGGAACGGATATTGCCAAGAAGGACATGCTGGAAATCTTAAAACGGCTGGAGTTTGAGATTGATGCTCCCGGCTCGGCCGATGCGGTTACTGTAACCGTGCCGACCTGGCGCAGCGATATTACCAGAGCGGCAGATATTTCGGAAGAAATAGCGCGGATCTACGGCTACGATAGGATTCCCTCGACTACGCCGCACGGCAATATGGTCCGGGGCGGCCAGAGCTATCTGCAGACCATTGCCGATAAAGTGAAGACCACCTTGTCCGGCAGCGGCTTTTCCGAGATTGTCGCGTTTAGCTTCACGCATCCGGGAACGCTGGATAAGCTGAATATTCCGGCTGACAGCACCCTGCGCAAAACAATCGCCATTGTAAATCCGATTACCGATGATTTCCCGCTGCTGCGGACCACTTTGCTGGGCAGCATGCTGGAAACGGTGGCCCGTAATTTATCCCGCAAAAATGAGGATTTACACCTATATGAACTGGGGGCAGTCTATTTGCCGGAAACCCTGCCGCCGACGGCTGGCTCTTTGCCGCAGGAACCGTTGATGCTATGCGGCGCTCTGGTGGGAAATCGCCAGGAGGCGACCTGGAATGTGAAAAAAGAGCCGGTTGATTTTTATGATACTAAAGGTGCCGTCGAGGCATTACTGGATTCTCTGGGGATCGAGAACTATACTATACAGGCCGGCGAACATCCTTCCTTCCATCCGGGGAAAACGGCAATTGTTGTTAAAGATGATACGGTGCTGGGGACAATTGGCGAAGTGCATCCTCAGGTGCTGGACGGCTTTGATATTAACCGTAAGGTATACGCCTTTGAACTGAATGTGGCAGCTATCGCCGATCAGGCTGAACTCTTGACCAAATACCGCTCACTGCCTAAGTTCCCGGCGATCAACCGGGATATTGCCGTCGTTCTACCGGCGGAAATCCCGGTTGACAAGGTATACCGGACAATTATCGATACGGCGGGCGCCCTGCTTACCGGTTTGAAGCTGTTTGATGTGTATACCGGCGAACAGGTGGCTGCCGGCTTGCGCAGCCTGGCATTTTCCCTAACCTTCCGGTCGGCGGAAAAGACGCTTACCGATGAAGAGGTAGAAGGGCCTTACAAAAAGGTTATTGCTGCGCTGGAAAATACGCTGCAGGCAAAAATCCGGAGTTAA